The Candidatus Hydrogenedentota bacterium genome includes a window with the following:
- a CDS encoding class I SAM-dependent methyltransferase, which translates to MPDIDWFDRVARHGVVLDARQLEQLTQYGFLLRTWSAFTALVSSGNLAELESLHFVDSLSLVDVVRGNVAPGETLLDIGTGGGFPAIPLAVALPDRKFVLMERSAKKVSFLRKVMGALGLGHVSLIHGSFPEDVPEEPPVAITARAVERADAILADIVDILPDNCVFLCQSGDPTDKIDGKVFHVEHVEDEWTRSGDRRGSLHLVRLREQG; encoded by the coding sequence ATGCCCGATATCGATTGGTTTGACCGCGTTGCCCGCCATGGCGTTGTACTGGATGCGCGTCAGTTGGAGCAGTTGACCCAGTACGGATTCCTGTTGCGGACGTGGAGCGCTTTCACGGCGCTGGTGTCGTCGGGGAATCTGGCGGAGCTGGAGTCTCTGCATTTTGTAGACTCCCTGAGTCTGGTGGACGTGGTGCGGGGAAATGTGGCGCCGGGCGAGACGTTGCTGGATATCGGCACGGGTGGGGGCTTTCCGGCCATTCCGCTGGCGGTGGCGCTGCCGGACCGGAAGTTTGTCCTGATGGAACGGAGCGCAAAGAAGGTCTCGTTCCTGAGGAAGGTGATGGGGGCCCTGGGTCTGGGGCACGTTTCCCTCATCCATGGGAGCTTTCCGGAGGATGTGCCGGAGGAGCCGCCGGTGGCGATTACCGCCAGGGCCGTAGAGCGTGCGGATGCGATTTTGGCCGATATCGTGGATATTCTGCCGGATAATTGCGTGTTTCTCTGCCAGTCCGGCGATCCGACGGATAAAATTGACGGAAAAGTGTTCCACGTGGAACATGTGGAGGATGAATGGACCCGCAGCGGAGACCGGCGGGGCAGTCTCCATCTGGTGCGCCTCCGGGAGCAGGGCTGA
- a CDS encoding cofactor-independent phosphoglycerate mutase, with translation MKYLILLGDGMADWPLPEYGGRTPIEVAKTPAMDALVARGMTGQFCPIPDGLPAGSDIGNLSLFGYNPKASFRGRAPIEAANQGIPLAANQVAYRCNLVTIEDGMMRDFTAGHIATEEAAEIIPILNETLGKEFPAVFHTGVSYRHLAIVTDSPAASLDDMVRMRCEPPHNITDQATEAWLPQGKGSDMARAMISRSQEILHNHPINQQRIADGKRPVTSIWLWGQGKAPEMESYADRFGLTGAVISAVDLVKGIGVCAGLDVIDVPGATGWIDTNYEGKIQAGLKALEDHDFVYVHLEAPDETAHQGRADLKIQAIEDYDARIVAPALAYHDSHPDMRILIAPDHYTTIQTRTHAGGPVPFGLCGAGVPVDGQTAYSEKIAANTHVLIEDGYTLIERMIREPVLVF, from the coding sequence GTGAAATACCTTATCCTTCTTGGCGATGGCATGGCGGACTGGCCCCTGCCCGAATATGGCGGCCGCACGCCCATCGAAGTGGCAAAGACCCCCGCCATGGACGCCCTGGTCGCCCGTGGCATGACGGGCCAGTTCTGTCCCATCCCCGATGGTCTACCCGCCGGCAGCGACATCGGTAATCTCTCTCTCTTCGGCTACAATCCCAAGGCAAGCTTCCGCGGTCGCGCGCCCATCGAAGCGGCAAATCAGGGCATACCGCTGGCGGCCAATCAGGTCGCCTACCGGTGTAATCTGGTCACGATTGAAGACGGCATGATGCGCGACTTCACCGCCGGTCATATCGCGACCGAAGAGGCGGCTGAGATCATCCCGATTCTAAATGAAACCCTGGGCAAGGAATTTCCAGCGGTCTTTCACACCGGCGTAAGCTATCGCCATCTGGCTATCGTCACCGACTCCCCTGCCGCGTCGCTGGACGACATGGTGCGCATGCGCTGCGAGCCGCCCCACAACATCACCGACCAGGCCACGGAGGCGTGGCTCCCCCAGGGCAAGGGTAGCGACATGGCCCGGGCCATGATTTCCCGCTCTCAGGAGATCCTGCACAATCACCCCATCAATCAACAGCGCATCGCCGATGGCAAGCGTCCGGTCACCTCAATCTGGCTTTGGGGCCAGGGCAAGGCCCCCGAAATGGAAAGCTACGCGGATCGCTTCGGCCTCACGGGCGCCGTCATCTCCGCTGTGGATCTCGTGAAGGGCATCGGCGTCTGCGCCGGTCTCGACGTGATTGACGTACCCGGAGCCACGGGGTGGATCGATACGAACTATGAAGGCAAGATCCAGGCGGGACTAAAGGCGCTGGAGGACCACGACTTCGTCTACGTCCACCTGGAAGCCCCGGACGAGACCGCCCACCAGGGTCGCGCCGATCTCAAGATTCAGGCCATCGAGGACTACGATGCGCGCATTGTGGCGCCGGCCCTGGCCTATCACGACAGCCACCCGGACATGCGGATTCTCATTGCGCCCGACCACTACACGACCATCCAGACCCGCACCCACGCGGGGGGCCCGGTGCCCTTCGGTCTCTGTGGCGCGGGTGTGCCCGTGGACGGCCAGACCGCCTATTCGGAGAAGATTGCGGCCAACACCCATGTGCTGATTGAAGACGGCTATACGCTCATCGAGCGGATGATTCGCGAGCCTGTGCTGGTGTTCTAG